From Woronichinia naegeliana WA131, the proteins below share one genomic window:
- a CDS encoding lysylphosphatidylglycerol synthase domain-containing protein: protein MTNQWQALKRFAPALLGLLLFGLSLWAIHQELHRYGWQNVLTSLQNIPRKHLLGAGVLMVINYIFLTAYDTLAITYVGESLPYLKTGFVGFVSYAISNSVGLALLSSSAIRYRFYSQWGLSNRTIASIIAFCNLSFWLGLLTVGGITFLIDPLQVPSFLRLPFASAHPLGFIFLTLTLAYLWLSLLSRQSLQIGKWRLPHVPLYLSLWQIIITAIDWGLAAAILYILLPNHSSLSYPGFFGIYLLAQIVGLISNVPGGLGIFETVILLSLTPLFSSVQLLGTLLAYRVIYFWIPLLLATLSLGFYEGFRQVQAKLHS from the coding sequence ATGACGAATCAATGGCAAGCCTTAAAACGTTTCGCGCCAGCTTTATTAGGATTATTATTGTTTGGTCTTTCCCTTTGGGCCATTCATCAGGAATTACATCGCTACGGCTGGCAAAATGTTTTAACAAGTCTCCAAAATATTCCTCGCAAACATCTGTTAGGGGCAGGCGTGCTGATGGTAATTAATTATATTTTCCTAACGGCCTATGACACCCTGGCAATAACTTATGTGGGAGAATCTTTACCCTATCTCAAAACAGGATTTGTGGGATTTGTGAGCTATGCCATTAGCAATAGTGTGGGATTAGCCTTACTCAGTAGTAGTGCTATTCGCTATCGTTTTTATAGCCAATGGGGTCTCTCCAATCGTACAATTGCTAGTATTATTGCCTTTTGTAATCTCAGTTTTTGGCTAGGTTTATTGACGGTGGGTGGGATTACGTTCCTCATTGATCCCCTACAGGTTCCCTCCTTTCTGCGGCTGCCTTTTGCTTCAGCCCATCCTTTAGGATTTATTTTCTTAACTCTTACTTTAGCTTATCTCTGGTTAAGTCTTTTAAGCCGTCAATCGCTCCAAATTGGGAAATGGCGTTTACCCCATGTTCCACTTTATCTTTCCCTTTGGCAAATTATCATTACGGCGATCGATTGGGGACTAGCCGCGGCCATTCTTTATATTCTTTTACCGAACCATTCCTCCCTCAGTTATCCTGGCTTTTTTGGTATTTATTTATTGGCTCAAATTGTTGGATTAATTAGTAATGTACCAGGAGGACTAGGCATCTTTGAAACAGTCATTTTATTGAGTTTAACCCCCCTTTTTTCCTCCGTACAACTGTTGGGAACATTATTAGCTTATCGAGTCATTTATTTTTGGATACCTCTTTTGTTAGCAACCCTAAGCCTTGGCTTCTATGAAGGTTTCCGACAAGTTCAAGCAAAATTGCATTCCTAA
- a CDS encoding type II toxin-antitoxin system RelE/ParE family toxin, whose product MKYQVKFQPKAIKALDKLPTSEKIKIVTKIEALKDDLQGDVKKLTNFTPEYRLRVGNYRVLFGIEGQTLTIYQIKHRRDVYN is encoded by the coding sequence GTGAAATATCAAGTTAAGTTTCAGCCAAAAGCAATCAAAGCACTAGACAAGTTACCGACCTCAGAAAAGATCAAAATTGTAACCAAGATTGAAGCTTTGAAGGACGATCTACAAGGAGATGTTAAGAAATTAACGAATTTTACGCCAGAGTATCGCTTACGAGTTGGTAATTACCGAGTGCTATTCGGTATTGAGGGACAAACTTTAACCATCTATCAAATTAAACATAGACGAGACGTTTACAATTGA
- a CDS encoding AI-2E family transporter produces MIKLKGLPPKGQQIIVWGLALPLMVLNGWVLTLIIDYFQAPIRIFVIANLIAFILGYPVRWLQRHPRIQLLQAVILVLSVAFILLGLIAITVIPLLATQINQLLQSLPQWGASSSHHLKALHDWSVQWQLPTDLSQLANKLSEKLPEQLQSIVGQVLGFFIGAAGGIFEAGLIIIIAVYLLLRGKSFWDGIFQWFPRPWRHRIRQSLRRSFQNYYIGQATVATLLGLSLILTFILFNVPFGLLFGLVIGLMALFPFGGGVSIIIISFLATLNSFWLGIKVFIIATIIDQLVENAIAPRLLGKFTGVHPVWVLLSLLIGAKVAGVLGVLIAVPCTSFVKEMLDGLQNNDDLVNS; encoded by the coding sequence ATGATTAAACTTAAGGGGCTGCCACCAAAAGGACAACAGATTATTGTTTGGGGGTTGGCATTACCCTTGATGGTTTTAAATGGTTGGGTTTTAACCCTCATTATTGACTATTTCCAAGCTCCAATTCGCATTTTTGTAATTGCTAATTTGATTGCTTTTATCTTAGGTTATCCTGTGCGCTGGTTGCAACGTCATCCTCGTATTCAGCTATTACAAGCCGTTATTTTAGTCTTATCTGTTGCCTTTATTTTATTAGGATTAATTGCAATTACAGTTATTCCCTTATTAGCCACTCAAATTAATCAATTGTTACAAAGTCTGCCCCAATGGGGAGCCTCTAGCAGTCATCACTTAAAAGCCCTACATGATTGGTCTGTACAATGGCAATTACCAACCGATTTAAGCCAATTGGCAAATAAATTATCGGAGAAACTACCAGAACAGTTACAGTCCATTGTTGGGCAAGTATTAGGCTTTTTTATTGGGGCCGCTGGTGGTATTTTTGAAGCGGGTTTAATTATCATTATTGCGGTTTATTTATTGTTGCGGGGAAAAAGTTTTTGGGATGGTATTTTCCAGTGGTTTCCTCGACCTTGGCGACATCGGATTCGGCAAAGTTTGCGACGCAGTTTTCAAAATTATTATATTGGCCAAGCAACCGTAGCCACTTTATTAGGATTATCGTTAATTCTTACTTTTATTCTCTTTAATGTTCCCTTTGGTTTGTTGTTTGGATTAGTGATTGGCCTCATGGCCTTATTTCCCTTTGGGGGTGGGGTTAGTATTATTATCATTAGCTTTTTAGCAACGCTCAATAGTTTTTGGCTGGGAATAAAAGTCTTTATCATTGCCACTATCATCGATCAATTGGTGGAAAATGCGATCGCCCCTCGATTGCTAGGAAAATTTACAGGTGTTCATCCGGTCTGGGTCTTGTTGTCTTTATTAATTGGGGCTAAGGTGGCCGGTGTCCTCGGTGTTTTAATTGCCGTACCCTGTACCAGTTTTGTGAAAGAGATGTTAGATGGTCTGCAAAATAACGATGATTTAGTGAATAGTTGA
- the recG gene encoding ATP-dependent DNA helicase RecG — protein MPLVTERDRPDWLRLQKALSVEAERGFTDLQGNQYRFSEFLCLTLGQSPPPGTPARLRHRWQELAVKFSDYSQQTLEERQSLVATTRRFLHELRQNLETPNAPKTVVREVENKPPAPLPISNKAIALDQLLKEVEDIGTYRAKTLAYLNLQTVRDLLFYFPRDYIDYAQQKSIVELKAGDTVTLIGRVVKFNIFNSPKNPKLAIFEMIIRDQTGRIKLSRFLAGNRFTSKAYQEGQKKRYPPGTAIAASGLVKENKFGLTLDNPSIEILEDPNSPVESLNIGRVLPVYPLTEGVPIDLLRKCVVIALGAVSQLEDALPPAIQKKYDLIDLKTAIAQIHFPDDNDSLTLARRRLVFDEFFYLQLGFLQRKYIQKATEKSVVFTPSGELIEKFNQLLPFKLTNAQQRVVQEILEDLKNSTPMNRLVQGDVGSGKTVVGVFAVLAALQSGYQAAFMAPTEVLAEQHYRKLVQWFNLLYLPVELLTGSTRVKKRREIHTQLETGELPLLVGTHALIQDKVNFNRLGLVVIDEQHRFGVQQRAKLLAKGEAPHVLTMTATPIPRTMALTLHGDLDVSQIDELPPGRQPIQTTVLTPKERQQVYDLIRREVAQGRQIYIIFPTIEQSEKLDLKAAVDEHQYLSETVFPNFQIGLLHGRMSSADKDTVLNSFRDNQTQIIVSTTVIEVGVDVPNATVMLIENAERFGLSQLHQLRGRVGRGEHSSYCLLMTNSKNPDARQRLSVLEQSQDGFFISEMDLRLRGPGEVLGTRQSGLPDFALASLVEDQEILLLAREAAENMIKTDASLADFPILQGELQRRYEKIIGAEMLT, from the coding sequence TTGCCCCTTGTGACAGAACGCGATCGCCCCGACTGGCTACGACTCCAAAAAGCTCTCTCTGTGGAAGCAGAGCGGGGTTTTACTGACTTGCAAGGCAATCAATATCGTTTTAGTGAATTTTTGTGTTTAACCTTGGGACAATCACCGCCGCCTGGTACTCCCGCCCGCCTTCGTCATCGTTGGCAAGAATTAGCGGTCAAATTTAGCGATTACAGTCAACAAACCCTCGAAGAAAGACAATCCCTCGTTGCCACAACTCGTCGTTTTCTGCACGAATTACGCCAAAATCTCGAAACACCTAATGCGCCTAAAACCGTCGTTCGGGAAGTCGAAAATAAACCGCCTGCTCCCCTACCGATTAGCAATAAAGCGATCGCCTTGGATCAACTATTAAAAGAAGTCGAGGATATTGGCACTTATCGAGCGAAAACCTTAGCCTATTTAAACTTACAAACTGTTCGGGATTTACTCTTTTATTTTCCCAGAGATTATATTGATTATGCCCAACAAAAAAGCATTGTCGAATTAAAAGCAGGGGATACGGTTACGCTTATCGGTCGTGTGGTCAAATTTAATATTTTTAATAGTCCTAAAAATCCCAAACTAGCTATTTTTGAAATGATCATACGGGATCAAACAGGACGCATTAAACTCAGTCGCTTTTTAGCGGGGAATCGTTTTACCAGTAAAGCCTATCAAGAAGGTCAAAAAAAACGTTATCCCCCAGGAACTGCGATCGCGGCTTCAGGATTAGTTAAAGAAAATAAATTTGGGCTAACCTTAGATAATCCCTCTATTGAAATTCTAGAAGACCCTAATTCGCCCGTTGAATCCCTTAATATTGGTCGCGTTCTGCCCGTTTATCCCCTCACTGAAGGCGTTCCCATTGACTTACTGCGAAAATGTGTGGTTATTGCTCTAGGGGCAGTTTCCCAATTAGAAGATGCTTTACCTCCCGCCATTCAAAAAAAGTATGACTTAATAGATTTAAAAACCGCGATCGCTCAGATTCATTTTCCCGATGACAATGATAGTTTAACCTTAGCTCGACGACGATTAGTTTTCGATGAATTTTTCTATTTGCAACTCGGTTTTTTACAAAGAAAATATATTCAAAAAGCCACAGAAAAAAGTGTTGTGTTCACCCCTAGTGGTGAATTAATTGAAAAGTTTAATCAACTTTTACCTTTCAAATTAACCAATGCTCAACAGCGAGTTGTCCAAGAAATTTTAGAAGATTTAAAAAATTCTACTCCCATGAATCGTCTCGTACAGGGAGATGTGGGGTCTGGAAAAACTGTTGTTGGAGTATTTGCCGTTTTAGCCGCTTTGCAGTCAGGTTATCAGGCCGCTTTTATGGCTCCAACGGAAGTTTTAGCCGAACAACATTATCGTAAATTAGTGCAATGGTTTAATCTGCTTTATTTACCTGTGGAATTATTAACAGGTTCGACAAGAGTTAAAAAACGTCGTGAAATTCATACGCAATTAGAAACAGGAGAATTACCATTATTAGTGGGAACCCATGCCCTCATTCAAGATAAGGTTAATTTTAATCGGTTAGGCTTAGTGGTGATTGATGAACAACATCGCTTTGGGGTACAACAACGGGCAAAACTGTTAGCAAAAGGCGAAGCTCCCCACGTTTTAACTATGACGGCAACTCCCATTCCTCGTACCATGGCCTTAACCTTACATGGGGATTTAGATGTGAGTCAAATTGATGAATTACCCCCAGGTCGTCAACCGATTCAAACGACGGTTTTAACACCGAAAGAACGGCAACAGGTCTATGATTTGATTCGGCGAGAAGTAGCTCAGGGGCGACAGATTTATATTATTTTTCCGACCATTGAACAATCTGAAAAATTAGATTTAAAGGCCGCTGTAGATGAACATCAATATTTATCAGAAACAGTGTTTCCCAACTTTCAAATTGGTTTGTTACATGGTCGCATGAGTTCAGCCGATAAGGATACAGTATTAAATTCATTTCGAGATAATCAAACCCAAATTATTGTTTCTACCACAGTGATTGAAGTGGGGGTTGATGTTCCCAATGCAACAGTAATGTTAATTGAAAATGCGGAACGTTTTGGTTTATCGCAATTACATCAATTACGTGGTCGTGTAGGTCGCGGTGAACATTCTTCCTATTGTTTATTAATGACTAATAGTAAAAATCCCGATGCCCGTCAACGTTTAAGTGTTTTAGAACAGTCTCAAGATGGATTTTTTATCTCTGAAATGGATTTACGTTTGCGCGGGCCTGGTGAAGTTTTAGGCACTCGTCAATCGGGTTTACCAGATTTTGCCTTAGCGAGTTTAGTAGAGGATCAGGAAATTTTATTATTGGCAAGGGAAGCGGCAGAAAATATGATTAAAACTGATGCCAGTTTGGCTGATTTTCCGATTTTGCAAGGGGAGTTACAACGGCGTTATGAGAAGATAATTGGAGCAGAAATGTTAACTTGA
- a CDS encoding pentapeptide repeat-containing protein: MELSFVIKMITGITGVATNPVKNKLERNTEVIKLLKKCDFEPDHPPADFAGVYAYSLVEYGVGKPQAVLELFQQDQIRKAFREAFEQNDFSILISEGQAFIDGYALGDEIKEIGINLLREFAYFLSHFWHVTERTRTPADVVRDQKLDEIQRGITSLQNQLVRLEKPEDILLALAQQLQYLQPTTNINSGKVRKFILSQEMRSWFTALKYEIESYDVQDNTYFELIIRIPGRRGYDRVLVRGVEGEAKVPDVEALQRSVKAQKTQEGWLVAHRRISPAARNEADKPENQEKIFCYTFDELIDQDANFNAYLDWLEAEVTRKEIDKMYVPLACTKDEFNLITKEKIAVSKYGENEGWIDGYIDRWLGDPSKEHISILGEFGTGKTWITLHYAWTALQKYKTAKEQGIERPRIPLVIPLRDYAKAVSIESLFSEFFFRKYEIPLPSYSAFEQLNRMGKLLLIFDGFDEMADRVDEQKMINNFWELARVVVPGSKAILTSRTEHFPEAKSGRALLNAELKASISALTGEPPQFEVVELEKFNDEQIRQVLSLRTNDSVVEEIMGNPQLLDLARRPVMTELILEALPEIEAGKPIDMSRIYLYAVKEKMKRDIKAERTFTSLADKLYFLCELSWEMLSTDQMSLNYRLFPDRLRRLFGHAVQEEKNLDHWHYDMMGQTMLIRNADGDYTPAHRSLLEFFVAYKFAAELGVLAPDFLELAKEQSGLNQEQSSKYTWSSYFHRQCNEKGFVNSIPPLDEFLPENFDLIVETIGKEPLMGNKSNFDDQGESAIISLIRNMLSSDKEMVKERLLSIIKQTRNQPLSQVGSIGGNVATILTTYNKNALIGQDLYGVDLSFVHLPSADLSGCNLEFANLSNAVFGENCLMINTKMQGCQFKNVHFYDMNGWFVGTSISLNQKSLNKLNAFSIPLPYILFIYPGDDYIYKSDFDDNLIYPRDNEIIIAYIKEDKSIKWQKKINSVFILKYKKDGDLIHILTIEGEIISIDTQPDGLLGTQGNEFLKTWRNADFKGVTGLTNRDLYVLKILGAINLPDTSYDPQKDANINRKLRHQFEDDMEPENMD, encoded by the coding sequence ATGGAACTTTCTTTTGTTATCAAAATGATTACTGGTATTACAGGGGTTGCAACTAATCCCGTCAAAAATAAGCTTGAGCGTAATACAGAAGTAATTAAGCTATTAAAGAAGTGTGATTTTGAGCCAGATCATCCTCCTGCTGATTTTGCGGGAGTTTATGCTTATTCTCTTGTTGAATATGGTGTTGGCAAACCTCAAGCTGTTTTGGAGTTATTTCAGCAAGATCAAATCCGCAAGGCTTTTCGAGAAGCATTTGAACAGAACGATTTTTCTATTTTAATTAGCGAAGGACAAGCATTTATAGATGGATATGCGCTCGGAGATGAAATAAAAGAAATTGGGATTAATCTACTACGAGAGTTTGCTTATTTTTTATCACATTTTTGGCATGTGACGGAAAGAACACGTACTCCAGCGGATGTAGTAAGGGATCAAAAGCTTGATGAGATACAGCGAGGTATTACAAGTTTACAAAATCAATTAGTCAGGCTTGAGAAACCAGAAGATATTTTACTAGCTCTAGCCCAACAATTGCAATATCTTCAGCCTACCACTAATATCAATTCAGGAAAAGTTAGAAAATTTATTCTCTCTCAGGAAATGAGATCATGGTTTACAGCTTTAAAATATGAGATAGAAAGCTATGATGTTCAGGACAATACATATTTTGAGTTAATTATTCGTATTCCAGGCAGACGAGGTTATGATCGTGTTCTAGTTCGTGGAGTTGAAGGGGAAGCAAAAGTCCCTGATGTTGAAGCTTTACAAAGGTCTGTAAAGGCACAAAAAACACAAGAGGGCTGGCTCGTAGCCCATCGTCGAATTAGTCCAGCCGCTCGTAATGAAGCAGATAAACCAGAAAATCAAGAGAAAATATTTTGCTATACCTTTGATGAACTTATAGATCAGGATGCTAATTTTAATGCGTATCTTGATTGGTTAGAAGCTGAAGTAACGCGAAAAGAAATTGATAAAATGTATGTTCCTTTAGCCTGCACTAAAGATGAATTTAATCTGATAACTAAAGAAAAGATTGCTGTTAGCAAATATGGAGAAAATGAGGGATGGATTGATGGCTATATTGATCGCTGGTTAGGTGATCCATCAAAGGAACATATTTCAATATTGGGTGAATTTGGCACAGGAAAAACCTGGATAACTTTACATTATGCTTGGACAGCGTTACAAAAATATAAAACTGCAAAAGAACAAGGTATTGAAAGACCCCGTATTCCTTTGGTTATTCCTCTGCGAGATTATGCCAAGGCAGTGAGTATAGAATCATTATTCTCGGAATTTTTCTTTCGTAAATATGAAATTCCTTTGCCTAGTTATTCTGCTTTTGAACAACTAAATCGTATGGGGAAACTGCTCCTCATTTTTGATGGTTTTGATGAGATGGCAGACAGAGTAGATGAACAAAAAATGATTAATAATTTCTGGGAACTGGCGAGAGTTGTTGTCCCTGGTTCAAAAGCTATTTTAACCAGTCGGACTGAACATTTTCCAGAAGCTAAATCAGGACGTGCATTGCTCAATGCAGAATTAAAAGCCTCTATTTCTGCTCTAACAGGTGAACCTCCACAATTTGAAGTAGTGGAATTAGAGAAGTTTAATGATGAGCAAATTCGTCAAGTTTTATCTTTACGAACTAATGATTCTGTTGTAGAAGAGATAATGGGAAATCCTCAATTATTGGATTTAGCTCGTCGTCCAGTAATGACCGAATTAATCTTAGAAGCATTGCCAGAGATTGAAGCAGGTAAACCCATTGATATGTCTCGCATTTATCTCTATGCAGTCAAGGAGAAAATGAAGCGGGATATTAAAGCAGAAAGGACTTTTACATCACTAGCTGACAAACTTTATTTTCTTTGTGAATTATCATGGGAAATGCTTTCTACGGATCAGATGAGTCTCAATTATCGGCTTTTTCCTGACCGCTTACGCCGTTTATTTGGACACGCTGTACAAGAGGAGAAAAATCTTGATCATTGGCATTATGACATGATGGGTCAAACAATGCTTATTCGTAATGCAGATGGTGATTATACGCCTGCTCATCGTTCACTATTAGAATTTTTTGTCGCCTACAAATTTGCTGCTGAACTAGGAGTATTAGCTCCAGATTTTTTGGAGTTAGCCAAAGAACAATCAGGCTTAAATCAAGAGCAATCATCTAAATATACTTGGTCATCTTATTTTCATCGTCAATGTAACGAAAAGGGATTCGTTAATTCTATTCCACCGTTGGACGAATTTCTTCCAGAGAATTTTGATTTGATAGTTGAAACAATTGGTAAAGAACCATTAATGGGCAATAAATCCAATTTTGATGATCAAGGCGAATCTGCGATTATTTCTCTAATCAGAAATATGCTTTCCTCTGACAAGGAAATGGTCAAAGAACGATTATTATCAATTATCAAACAGACACGCAATCAACCTTTAAGTCAAGTGGGATCAATCGGTGGTAATGTTGCAACTATTTTGACTACCTATAATAAAAACGCATTAATTGGGCAAGATTTATATGGCGTGGATTTAAGTTTTGTTCATTTGCCATCTGCTGATCTATCAGGATGTAACTTAGAATTTGCCAATCTTAGCAATGCTGTCTTTGGTGAAAATTGTTTAATGATTAATACTAAAATGCAAGGCTGTCAATTTAAAAATGTTCATTTTTATGACATGAATGGATGGTTTGTTGGGACTTCAATAAGTTTAAATCAAAAATCATTAAATAAATTAAATGCGTTTTCAATACCCCTTCCATACATTTTATTTATCTATCCAGGTGATGATTATATTTATAAAAGCGATTTTGATGATAATCTTATTTATCCGAGAGACAACGAAATAATAATTGCTTACATAAAGGAAGATAAATCTATAAAGTGGCAGAAAAAGATTAATTCCGTATTTATTTTGAAATATAAAAAAGATGGTGATTTAATCCATATTCTTACTATTGAAGGAGAAATTATCAGTATTGATACTCAACCAGATGGACTTCTTGGAACTCAAGGAAATGAGTTTCTAAAAACTTGGCGTAATGCGGACTTTAAAGGTGTAACAGGTTTGACTAATCGTGATTTGTATGTTCTAAAAATATTAGGAGCAATTAACTTACCTGATACTTCTTACGATCCACAAAAGGATGCAAACATAAATCGCAAGTTAAGACATCAATTTGAAGACGATATGGAACCAGAGAATATGGACTGA